A genomic region of Candidatus Binataceae bacterium contains the following coding sequences:
- a CDS encoding nucleotidyltransferase family protein — protein MRAAILFCQVIRPETPLPVPASPEARLILCCAALAHDDEREALARELVAEVDFDLLGRLAKRHAVTPTVYRFLERACAEQMPQAGAAALRTRLQIVVLFNRHLAAELVRIVRLFAEIGIETLSFKGPILAATAYESIEGRQYGDLDLLIRRRDLPRAAELLRAQGYSSNVQRCDRLGDPYFQEFEEFFTAPAGIGGVDLHWQMTPKSFPFVPDEEATWARAQEVELFDAPIRTLDPIDNLLYLCVHGAKHGWHSLNTICDVAALLRALPGLDLEAALDRATRCGSQRMLLAGLYLAHAMLGAELPGELLARAVYDDRIVSLCAKVARDLFRGDPDVDPLVDPWLVPLRSIELPAARARYVVGRLLAPTMGDYQALPLPDALFPLYWLTRPFRMAAQYGPRLVRGAFGIHTGEEAGSR, from the coding sequence GTGCGCGCCGCTATTCTCTTTTGCCAGGTGATTCGGCCCGAAACTCCGCTCCCGGTGCCGGCCAGTCCGGAGGCTCGTCTGATTTTGTGCTGCGCCGCGTTGGCCCATGACGACGAGCGCGAGGCGCTGGCGCGCGAGCTCGTTGCGGAAGTTGATTTCGATCTGCTGGGCCGTCTCGCCAAGCGCCACGCCGTCACGCCCACGGTGTATCGATTTCTCGAGCGCGCGTGCGCGGAGCAGATGCCTCAGGCCGGTGCCGCCGCGCTCCGGACACGGCTTCAGATCGTGGTGTTGTTCAATCGGCATCTGGCGGCGGAACTGGTGCGCATCGTGCGGCTGTTTGCCGAAATCGGAATCGAGACGCTCTCTTTCAAAGGTCCGATTCTGGCCGCGACTGCGTACGAGTCGATCGAGGGCCGCCAATACGGCGATCTCGATCTGCTCATTCGCCGGCGCGATTTGCCGCGCGCCGCGGAGCTCCTTCGCGCGCAAGGTTATTCATCCAACGTCCAGCGCTGCGATCGGCTCGGCGATCCCTACTTTCAGGAATTCGAGGAATTCTTTACCGCGCCCGCGGGCATCGGCGGTGTCGACCTCCACTGGCAGATGACGCCGAAGTCGTTTCCGTTCGTGCCGGACGAAGAAGCGACGTGGGCGCGTGCGCAGGAAGTCGAGTTGTTCGATGCGCCCATCCGCACGCTCGATCCAATCGACAATCTGCTCTACCTGTGTGTCCATGGCGCGAAGCACGGATGGCATTCGCTGAACACGATCTGCGATGTTGCCGCGCTGCTGCGTGCGCTTCCCGGCCTCGATCTCGAGGCGGCGCTCGATCGCGCGACGCGCTGCGGCAGTCAGCGAATGCTGCTCGCCGGCCTGTACCTCGCGCATGCGATGCTCGGTGCCGAGTTGCCGGGCGAGTTGCTGGCGAGGGCGGTTTACGATGACCGTATCGTATCGCTGTGTGCCAAGGTCGCGCGCGATCTCTTTCGCGGCGATCCCGACGTCGATCCGCTGGTCGATCCATGGCTCGTTCCGCTGCGATCGATCGAGTTGCCCGCGGCGCGCGCGCGATATGTGGTAGGACGTTTGCTGGCGCCGACGATGGGTGACTACCAGGCGCTACCGCTGCCCGATGCGCTGTTCCCGCTCTACTGGCTCACGCGCCCCTTCCGGATGGCGGCGCAATATGGTCCGCGCCTCGTTCGCGGTGCGTTCGGAATCCATACCGGCGAAGAGGCCGGCTCGCGATGA
- a CDS encoding 50S ribosomal protein L11 methyltransferase yields the protein MSQALDEHRHYLADELRTSLYRKAIRDVVRPGDVVMDLGAGTGILGLLACEAGARRIYAVDAGGMLQVARESARANGFGDRFVGIQGFSTRIDLPEKVDVIVADQVGYFGFEAGLFESFRDATRRFLKPGGRTIPLSVTLQAAPVSCREGSDIVKFWSTHPGGFDFSSVSKIAANTVYPITAKHLKPLSITADLLTLDVVGAPSAFDAQAMTRVSRAGVIHGLGGWFRARLSPSVTMTNNPVVSRRINRSCAFMPLDEPWRVAKGDRLQIAINVTPQQHLVTWKVRLFDRKGVEKLRATQSSLRGMLMTADAVARTNPRNAPRLTPWGEARRTVIEACDGRKSLAEIECLVFERHRKLFDSQAQAAEFVAKVTAADAAF from the coding sequence GTGTCACAGGCTCTCGACGAACATCGGCACTATCTCGCCGACGAGTTGCGCACATCGCTTTATCGAAAGGCGATTCGCGACGTCGTGCGTCCCGGCGACGTCGTCATGGACCTCGGCGCCGGCACAGGCATCCTCGGATTGCTCGCGTGCGAGGCCGGGGCGCGCCGCATCTACGCTGTCGATGCGGGCGGGATGTTGCAGGTGGCGCGTGAGTCCGCGCGCGCAAATGGCTTTGGCGATCGTTTCGTGGGAATCCAGGGATTCTCGACCCGCATCGATTTGCCCGAGAAGGTCGATGTAATCGTCGCCGATCAAGTCGGTTACTTCGGTTTCGAGGCCGGCCTGTTCGAATCGTTTCGCGATGCAACGCGGCGCTTTCTCAAACCCGGCGGCAGGACGATTCCGCTCAGCGTCACGCTTCAAGCCGCCCCAGTCAGTTGTCGCGAGGGCTCGGACATCGTGAAATTCTGGAGCACGCATCCTGGCGGGTTCGATTTTTCAAGTGTGTCGAAGATCGCAGCAAACACCGTCTATCCAATTACCGCGAAGCATTTGAAGCCGCTTTCGATTACGGCCGACCTGCTGACGCTGGATGTCGTTGGCGCGCCATCGGCATTCGATGCGCAAGCTATGACGCGGGTTAGCCGCGCCGGCGTGATCCACGGCCTCGGCGGATGGTTCAGGGCGCGGCTCTCGCCGAGCGTAACGATGACCAACAATCCTGTCGTATCGCGGCGAATCAATAGGAGCTGTGCGTTTATGCCGCTCGATGAGCCATGGCGCGTGGCTAAAGGAGATCGGCTGCAGATTGCAATCAACGTGACGCCTCAACAGCACTTGGTCACTTGGAAGGTGAGGCTTTTCGATCGCAAAGGCGTCGAGAAGTTGAGGGCGACGCAATCGAGCCTGCGCGGGATGCTGATGACGGCGGACGCCGTTGCCAGGACGAACCCCCGGAACGCACCGCGCCTCACACCCTGGGGCGAGGCACGACGGACCGTGATCGAAGCCTGTGATGGTCGAAAATCGCTCGCTGAGATTGAGTGCCTCGTATTTGAGCGGCATCGAAAACTGTTCGATTCTCAAGCGCAAGCCGCGGAATTTGTCGCAAAGGTGACCGCCGCCGATGCTGCGTTCTGA
- a CDS encoding lasso RiPP family leader peptide-containing protein produces MRKQQEEISSKRKEKRAKRAYNAPRLIEFGSVTKLTAGTGTSLPNDGASGMMNG; encoded by the coding sequence ATGCGCAAGCAGCAAGAGGAAATTTCCTCCAAGCGGAAGGAAAAGCGGGCAAAACGTGCCTATAACGCCCCTCGCTTGATTGAGTTTGGCAGCGTCACAAAGCTTACCGCTGGCACCGGTACCTCGCTTCCGAACGACGGCGCTTCGGGCATGATGAACGGCTGA
- a CDS encoding ABC transporter ATP-binding protein — translation MNSTFRRYLATIIEVSRWNVIRALVLMVGFSLTEGIGIALLLPTLEVAGLNLVGQGAAGRYASAVRAALASFGLHADLLLLLGIFVVLAGLRTLLGRMQSVASYRVEQDFEDSMRRRLYASISNANWLFVSRTRVSDFTHALTAEIERVSFATFMLMQLGTDVVISMLYVAIAFSLSPAMTLLVLGSALVLVVAFRGRTQAIEETGQEVSSTTKSLYAAISDHLLGLKTAKAYGAERDNARIFSALSREVAESNVSSAREQAHAAALFELGSVAILAVVLFVAIRVIRVPSAAILILLLLFARVMPRLMSVHRSYRIVINAMPSFVAVLALEARCIEAAEPVDSIEMALRFDREIAIDGASFAYDGVRGEALHAVGLTLPAGSKVALVGPSGAGKSTIADLIMGLLSPDRGAIRIDDVELTPARARAWRECIGYVASDTFLFHDTIRANLKWAKPNASDGEIRAALASAAASDFVAALPARLDTVVGDRGVMLSQGERQRLALARAFLRSPALLVLDEATNSLDAENEARILAAIAERGEKLTVVIIAHRLSTIRWADFIYVVENGSIVESGRFDELSTRREGRFRALCEAQSLNL, via the coding sequence ATGAATTCGACGTTCCGCCGCTATCTCGCCACGATCATCGAAGTCTCGCGCTGGAACGTGATTCGCGCGCTGGTGCTGATGGTCGGCTTCTCGCTGACCGAGGGAATCGGCATTGCGCTGCTTTTGCCGACACTGGAAGTTGCCGGCCTCAACCTCGTGGGGCAGGGCGCAGCGGGCCGTTACGCCAGCGCGGTACGGGCGGCGCTGGCGTCATTCGGACTTCACGCGGACTTGCTGCTGTTGCTCGGGATCTTCGTCGTGCTGGCCGGCCTGCGCACGCTTCTCGGCCGGATGCAGTCGGTTGCGTCGTATCGCGTCGAGCAGGATTTCGAGGACAGCATGCGGCGCCGGCTGTACGCATCGATCAGCAATGCGAACTGGCTGTTCGTCTCGCGCACGCGCGTTTCGGATTTCACGCATGCTTTGACGGCGGAAATCGAGCGCGTGTCGTTTGCGACTTTCATGCTGATGCAGCTGGGCACCGACGTTGTGATCTCGATGCTTTATGTGGCGATCGCATTTTCGTTGTCGCCCGCAATGACGCTCCTCGTCCTCGGCAGCGCGCTGGTCTTGGTCGTGGCCTTCCGCGGCCGCACGCAGGCCATCGAAGAAACCGGGCAGGAAGTTTCGAGCACCACCAAGTCGCTCTACGCCGCGATCAGCGACCATCTGCTGGGACTCAAGACCGCCAAGGCTTACGGCGCTGAACGCGACAACGCCAGGATTTTCTCGGCGCTGAGCCGCGAGGTCGCCGAATCGAACGTGTCGAGCGCGCGCGAGCAGGCCCACGCCGCGGCGCTCTTCGAGCTGGGCTCGGTCGCGATTCTGGCCGTCGTTCTGTTCGTCGCGATTCGCGTGATCCGGGTGCCGTCCGCCGCGATTCTGATTCTGCTGCTGCTCTTTGCGCGCGTGATGCCGCGCCTGATGTCGGTTCATCGCTCGTATCGGATCGTTATCAACGCCATGCCCTCGTTTGTGGCGGTGCTCGCGCTCGAAGCGCGATGTATCGAGGCCGCGGAACCGGTGGACAGTATCGAGATGGCGCTGCGGTTCGATCGCGAGATCGCAATCGACGGCGCGTCTTTCGCCTATGACGGCGTGCGCGGCGAGGCGCTGCATGCAGTCGGGCTTACGCTCCCGGCGGGAAGCAAAGTGGCGCTCGTCGGTCCCTCAGGCGCGGGCAAGAGCACGATCGCCGACTTGATAATGGGATTGCTCTCACCGGACCGCGGCGCGATTCGTATCGACGATGTCGAGCTGACTCCGGCGCGGGCGCGCGCGTGGCGCGAGTGTATCGGCTACGTCGCCTCGGACACGTTTCTGTTTCACGACACGATTCGCGCCAATCTGAAATGGGCGAAACCGAATGCCAGCGACGGTGAGATTCGCGCCGCGCTCGCGAGTGCCGCGGCCAGTGATTTTGTCGCCGCGCTTCCCGCCCGTCTCGACACCGTTGTCGGTGACCGCGGCGTGATGCTGTCGCAGGGCGAGCGTCAACGGCTCGCGCTCGCGCGCGCGTTCCTGCGCAGCCCCGCTTTGCTCGTGCTCGACGAAGCGACCAACAGTCTCGATGCGGAAAACGAGGCGCGGATCCTGGCCGCGATCGCCGAGCGTGGTGAGAAGCTGACGGTCGTGATAATCGCGCATCGCCTGTCGACGATCCGCTGGGCGGATTTTATTTACGTGGTCGAGAACGGCAGCATTGTTGAGTCCGGCCGGTTCGACGAACTCAGCACTCGCCGCGAGGGGCGTTTTCGCGCGCTGTGCGAGGCACAGAGTCTCAACCTGTGA
- a CDS encoding OmpA family protein: MASGCAWLEQPREVGWCTFGGGVLGALAGTGIGFGVAEANSNTDGGPSRQATGAVIGAAVGALSGAIIGHFVCDPIEQPAAPPPPPPPPPPPPPPPPPPPVKQKLVLRGVHFDFNKSNIRPGDAAILDEAAQTLKANPGVTVDVNGYCDAIGGTEYNLRLSDRRAQSVVDYLANQGIPSSQLVAHGYGKTDFVAPNDTAEGRAQNRRVELVPEQ, encoded by the coding sequence ATGGCGTCCGGTTGCGCCTGGCTTGAGCAACCTCGTGAAGTTGGATGGTGTACTTTCGGCGGCGGCGTGCTCGGCGCGCTGGCCGGAACCGGTATCGGATTCGGCGTGGCCGAAGCCAACAGCAACACTGACGGCGGACCTTCGCGGCAAGCCACTGGCGCCGTGATCGGCGCAGCCGTGGGCGCGCTCTCCGGCGCGATCATCGGGCACTTCGTATGTGATCCGATCGAGCAGCCGGCTGCGCCGCCTCCTCCTCCGCCCCCCCCACCGCCTCCTCCGCCACCGCCGCCGCCGCCCCCGGTGAAGCAGAAGCTCGTGCTGCGGGGCGTGCACTTTGACTTCAACAAGTCGAACATTCGCCCCGGCGATGCTGCGATCCTCGACGAGGCTGCGCAGACGCTAAAGGCGAATCCGGGAGTGACGGTTGACGTCAACGGCTACTGCGATGCGATCGGCGGTACGGAGTACAACCTCCGCCTGTCCGACAGACGCGCACAGTCGGTCGTCGATTACCTTGCGAACCAGGGTATCCCGTCGAGCCAGCTCGTAGCGCACGGCTACGGCAAGACGGATTTCGTCGCACCGAACGACACGGCTGAAGGCCGCGCGCAGAACCGCCGCGTCGAACTGGTCCCCGAGCAATAA
- a CDS encoding FAD-dependent oxidoreductase, with amino-acid sequence MSETFSTDVLICGAGAAGLTLAIELARRDVSFRLIDKLAEPFRGSRGKGIQPRSQEIFEDLGILDRVVAAGGEYPPQREYRADGSYEESLIMEPQAPTPDEPYHIALLVPQFLTEAVMRERLAELGHRVEFGRELTNLAQDAEGVNVRIGGAKPEEALRVRYLVGADGGRSFVRHALGIDYPGKTLGVRAVVADVILEGLNRDAWHRFNEGSMEKQMSLCPLAGTELFQLQAPIPMEGDVDLTASGLTEMVASRIGRNDIVIRSVGWASAYQMNARLADRYREGRVFLAGDAAHIHPPTGGQGLNTSLQDSYNLGWKLAAVLAGAPDTLLDTYEQERRPIAAQMLGLATKLLEAAKRGVMRRGREVHQLDLGYPESSLALEKPERKGGLLAGDRAPDAPMRGAAGEPLRLFNLFQGTHWTLLGYEVDSASAIAPRAHLHIHRVGARGDIIDEGGHFRAAYGLTPGTWVLVRPDGYIGAIIAADEARALSGYLNRVGVAGA; translated from the coding sequence ATGAGCGAAACCTTTTCGACCGATGTGCTGATCTGCGGGGCAGGGGCCGCGGGCCTCACTCTCGCCATCGAGCTCGCGCGCCGCGATGTGTCTTTCCGGCTCATCGATAAGCTCGCGGAGCCGTTCCGCGGCTCGCGCGGCAAAGGCATTCAGCCGCGCAGCCAGGAGATTTTCGAGGATCTGGGCATTCTCGACCGCGTGGTCGCAGCGGGCGGCGAGTATCCGCCGCAGCGCGAGTATCGCGCCGACGGCAGCTATGAAGAATCGCTCATCATGGAGCCCCAGGCGCCCACGCCCGACGAGCCGTACCATATTGCGCTACTCGTTCCGCAGTTTCTGACCGAAGCGGTGATGCGCGAGCGGCTGGCGGAACTCGGACATCGCGTGGAATTCGGCCGTGAGCTGACCAACCTCGCGCAGGATGCCGAAGGGGTCAACGTCCGCATCGGCGGGGCAAAACCTGAAGAGGCTCTGCGCGTGCGCTATCTCGTCGGTGCGGATGGCGGCAGAAGTTTCGTGCGGCACGCGCTCGGGATCGATTATCCGGGCAAGACGCTCGGCGTGCGCGCGGTGGTGGCCGACGTGATCCTCGAAGGACTCAATCGCGACGCCTGGCATCGGTTCAATGAAGGCTCGATGGAAAAACAGATGTCGCTGTGCCCGCTGGCCGGTACCGAGCTGTTCCAGTTGCAGGCGCCGATTCCGATGGAGGGCGATGTCGATCTCACGGCCTCGGGGCTGACCGAAATGGTTGCAAGCCGGATCGGACGAAACGACATCGTGATTCGATCGGTGGGGTGGGCCTCGGCCTATCAAATGAATGCGCGCCTGGCGGACCGTTACCGCGAGGGCCGCGTGTTTCTGGCCGGCGATGCGGCGCATATTCATCCGCCGACCGGCGGCCAGGGCCTCAATACGAGCTTGCAGGATTCCTACAATCTCGGCTGGAAGCTCGCCGCGGTGCTGGCTGGTGCGCCTGATACGTTGCTCGACACTTATGAGCAGGAGCGCCGTCCGATCGCGGCGCAGATGCTCGGCCTTGCCACGAAGCTTCTGGAAGCGGCCAAGCGAGGCGTGATGCGCCGCGGCCGCGAAGTGCATCAGCTCGACCTCGGATATCCGGAATCGTCGCTGGCGCTAGAGAAGCCCGAGCGCAAGGGCGGCCTGCTCGCGGGCGATCGTGCCCCGGACGCGCCGATGCGTGGTGCGGCAGGGGAGCCGCTCCGGCTCTTCAATCTCTTTCAAGGCACACACTGGACGCTGCTCGGCTACGAAGTCGATTCCGCTTCCGCGATCGCTCCGCGCGCGCATCTTCACATCCACAGAGTTGGCGCTCGAGGAGACATCATCGACGAGGGCGGTCACTTTCGCGCGGCCTACGGCCTCACGCCCGGAACATGGGTCCTGGTGCGGCCCGACGGTTATATCGGCGCAATCATTGCGGCGGACGAGGCACGCGCGCTGTCCGGATATCTCAATCGCGTCGGCGTCGCAGGCGCTTGA
- a CDS encoding MarR family transcriptional regulator produces MPPRPINKEIRQLHNTLIDLVSMINRPQRDSLVLHEAGVSIDRALFPLLVLVERKGPLGVGDLADMVGRDYTTISRQLAKLEKLRLIARRSSKRDRRVREAIVTAKGRVMTDALDAARERLGARLLASWSKKDLKHLTRLMRRFADDLLATTPSGK; encoded by the coding sequence ATGCCCCCTAGACCTATAAACAAAGAAATCCGCCAGTTGCACAACACGCTCATCGACCTGGTGAGCATGATAAATCGCCCGCAGCGCGACAGCCTCGTCCTTCACGAAGCGGGCGTCTCAATTGACCGGGCACTTTTCCCGCTGCTGGTGCTGGTGGAACGCAAAGGACCGCTGGGCGTCGGCGACCTGGCCGACATGGTCGGACGCGATTACACCACCATCAGCAGGCAACTCGCGAAACTCGAAAAGCTGAGACTCATCGCGCGCCGTTCCTCCAAGCGCGACAGACGCGTGCGGGAGGCGATAGTCACCGCCAAGGGCCGCGTCATGACCGACGCCCTCGACGCGGCGCGCGAACGGCTGGGTGCGCGGCTCCTCGCCAGTTGGAGCAAGAAAGACCTGAAGCATCTCACGCGGCTCATGCGCCGGTTTGCGGACGATCTTCTAGCGACAACCCCGTCCGGTAAGTGA
- a CDS encoding nuclear transport factor 2 family protein yields MTEAAVAEFVTRFAAAWAARDGDLFLALWHADGLLHTPLVGSPITGSELPRLNEVQKHVAPDLVWQLLDWSWRPTPDGAIVMIEWQTTRIVEGKRFDWRGVDKFTLREGKIAEERVYQDTAPLRARRSGEKLEPLIRI; encoded by the coding sequence ATGACTGAGGCTGCTGTCGCAGAGTTTGTTACCCGCTTTGCTGCCGCGTGGGCTGCGCGGGATGGTGATTTATTCCTGGCGTTGTGGCACGCCGATGGCCTGCTGCATACGCCGCTCGTGGGATCGCCAATCACTGGCAGCGAGCTGCCGCGATTGAACGAAGTGCAGAAGCACGTGGCGCCTGACCTGGTGTGGCAGCTTCTGGATTGGAGCTGGCGCCCCACCCCCGACGGCGCAATCGTCATGATCGAATGGCAAACGACGCGAATCGTCGAGGGCAAGCGCTTCGATTGGCGCGGCGTCGACAAGTTCACGCTGAGGGAGGGCAAGATCGCCGAGGAACGCGTTTACCAGGACACTGCGCCGCTGCGCGCGCGCCGCTCAGGCGAAAAGCTGGAACCGCTGATACGGATCTGA
- a CDS encoding SDR family NAD(P)-dependent oxidoreductase: MGKLDGKVAAITGGGRGIGRGIAKLYAAQGCAVVVNDLGVKVDGEIDKTQTPAEEVVAEIKKAGGKAASNHMDISTVEGGEGLVNQAIKEFGQLDILVNVAGILRDRMLFNMSEKEWDDVIRVHLKGHYCTMRPASAHMRERKTGRIINFSSNSALGSPGQPNYAAAKAGILGLTYSSAVAFKKYNITVNAIMPGAATRMTDTIPAGRFGSTGVPQSESAEGTPRDPANIAPICLFLASDDAAEVTGQCFGASGYRIMRYTHIVPEKIIYNNGPWNVDELFERLKTTLLVDMEPPRM, encoded by the coding sequence ATGGGCAAGCTCGACGGTAAAGTAGCCGCCATCACCGGCGGAGGACGCGGTATCGGCCGCGGCATCGCAAAGTTGTACGCCGCGCAAGGATGCGCAGTCGTCGTCAACGATCTTGGCGTCAAGGTGGACGGCGAGATCGACAAGACGCAAACGCCAGCCGAAGAAGTGGTCGCGGAAATCAAAAAGGCCGGCGGCAAGGCGGCCTCGAATCACATGGATATCTCGACCGTCGAGGGCGGCGAGGGCCTCGTCAACCAGGCGATCAAGGAATTCGGCCAGCTCGACATCCTGGTCAATGTCGCCGGAATTCTGCGCGACCGCATGCTGTTCAACATGAGCGAGAAAGAGTGGGACGACGTCATTCGCGTCCACCTCAAGGGCCATTACTGCACGATGCGCCCGGCGTCGGCGCATATGCGCGAGCGCAAGACCGGACGCATAATCAATTTCTCGTCGAATTCTGCGCTCGGCAGTCCGGGTCAGCCGAACTATGCGGCCGCCAAGGCGGGAATTCTCGGTCTGACTTATTCGAGCGCGGTTGCGTTCAAGAAGTACAACATCACGGTCAACGCAATCATGCCGGGCGCCGCGACGCGCATGACCGATACGATTCCGGCGGGACGCTTCGGCTCGACCGGGGTACCGCAATCGGAATCGGCCGAAGGCACGCCGCGAGATCCCGCCAACATCGCGCCGATCTGCCTCTTCCTCGCGAGCGACGACGCTGCCGAAGTCACCGGCCAATGCTTCGGCGCCTCTGGTTACCGCATCATGCGCTACACGCACATCGTTCCTGAGAAAATCATCTACAACAACGGTCCGTGGAACGTCGACGAGTTGTTCGAGCGCCTGAAGACAACGCTGCTCGTCGATATGGAGCCGCCGCGGATGTAG
- a CDS encoding glutathione S-transferase family protein, which yields MGLLIEGVWHDQWYDTKSHHGRFVRRDSAFRNWVTPDGAAGSSGESGFRAEPGRYHLYVSLACPWAHRTLIFRKLKHLEQAISVSVVDPFMGENGWCFAAPDGSITPGSTRDDLYSSKCLYQIYTRANPKYSGNVTVPVLWDKNRETIVNNESSEIIRMLNSAFDEFADASVNFYPADLRQQIDRINAVVYPNLNNGVYRCGFATTQDAYEEAFDILFETLDGLENRLSRSRYIVGNRLTEADWRLFTTLVRFDAVYNGHFKCNLRRIIDYPNLSNYLRDLFQVPGVAETVNLFQIKRHYYMSHGTINPTRIVPKGPALDFSAPHDRARF from the coding sequence ATGGGACTTCTGATCGAAGGCGTCTGGCACGATCAATGGTACGATACCAAGTCGCATCACGGCCGCTTCGTTCGCAGGGACTCGGCGTTCCGCAACTGGGTAACGCCTGATGGCGCAGCGGGATCCTCCGGCGAAAGCGGATTCCGCGCTGAGCCGGGACGCTATCATCTTTATGTCTCGCTCGCGTGCCCTTGGGCGCATCGCACACTGATCTTTCGCAAACTCAAACATCTCGAACAGGCTATCTCAGTATCGGTAGTCGATCCCTTCATGGGCGAAAATGGATGGTGCTTCGCGGCGCCCGACGGGTCGATCACGCCGGGCTCGACGCGCGACGACTTATACAGTTCGAAATGCCTGTATCAGATTTATACACGCGCCAACCCGAAATATAGCGGCAATGTCACCGTGCCGGTGCTGTGGGACAAGAATCGCGAGACGATCGTCAACAATGAATCGTCGGAGATCATCAGGATGCTGAATAGTGCGTTCGACGAATTTGCCGACGCATCAGTGAATTTCTATCCAGCCGATCTTCGTCAACAGATCGATCGCATTAACGCCGTCGTCTATCCGAACCTGAACAACGGTGTTTATCGATGCGGATTTGCGACGACACAGGACGCCTACGAAGAGGCATTCGATATTCTCTTCGAGACGCTTGACGGACTGGAGAATCGTCTTAGTCGATCGCGATATATAGTCGGCAATCGCCTCACCGAAGCCGACTGGCGCTTGTTTACGACACTGGTTCGCTTCGACGCCGTGTACAATGGACACTTCAAGTGCAACCTGCGGCGGATAATCGACTACCCAAATCTGTCCAATTACCTGCGCGATCTATTCCAAGTGCCGGGCGTCGCCGAGACCGTCAATCTTTTCCAGATAAAGCGGCACTACTACATGAGTCATGGAACTATAAATCCGACCCGAATCGTGCCCAAGGGTCCGGCGCTCGATTTCAGCGCGCCCCACGATCGCGCGCGCTTCTGA